One Gemmatimonadota bacterium DNA window includes the following coding sequences:
- a CDS encoding radical SAM protein, with translation MFGQSLAETLARERGTIYKNPGGKAVRIALVYPNTYYLGMSNLGFQTIYRHLNERDDVVCERAFLPEPSGLEALSRSRKPLVTLESGLPLGSCDIVAFSISFENDYPNLVRILELARVPVLAENRTRFDPIVLIGGAITYINPEPLADFADVMVIGDGEEAAYAYIDRYLADQGLDRERHLAHTMSLAGMYVPSLQTASPGEREGAPAVGAVTDAGMASNADFGCDDSDTGCDAPAAEAESAPVGRIAKQQVRDFEDYPAHSAVLTPDTEFGDMLLIEISRGCPRRCRFCAVSYVYPKFRALKPDTILDVIRSKNASLARDGKEGLKAVGLVSSAMCDYPHLDELCAGLEETGLRVGVSSVRVDLVPDSLLRLMLKTGLRTMTIAPEAGSERLRKAINKPISSEEILTGARRILEKGIKHLKVYYMVGLPTETDADIEELIEMTRRLARLQRECGEPGGRLRLSINPFVPKALTPFQWSPMASPKEVKRKLNRIQKALRGTAGVDVKHESLKSAYFEAILSRGGRELSGFLMETARREGDWKRAAAELGMDTSQYLGDMADLQSLPWDFISTEKENHRLQWEYRKSHRLPYRKRQSAPSAGRPEAGHTAV, from the coding sequence ATGTTCGGACAATCCCTGGCGGAAACCCTCGCCCGCGAACGGGGGACCATTTACAAGAATCCGGGCGGCAAGGCCGTTCGAATCGCCCTGGTATACCCCAATACCTACTACCTCGGCATGTCGAACCTGGGTTTCCAGACCATCTACCGTCACCTCAACGAACGGGACGACGTCGTCTGCGAACGCGCCTTTCTCCCGGAACCTTCCGGCCTAGAAGCACTTTCCAGATCCCGCAAGCCGCTGGTTACGCTCGAATCCGGGCTGCCGCTCGGTTCGTGCGACATCGTGGCCTTCTCTATATCCTTCGAGAACGACTATCCCAACCTGGTCCGCATCCTGGAACTCGCCCGCGTTCCGGTGCTCGCAGAAAACCGGACGCGCTTCGATCCGATCGTGCTGATCGGAGGCGCAATTACCTACATCAACCCGGAGCCCCTGGCGGATTTCGCCGACGTGATGGTCATAGGCGACGGCGAAGAGGCGGCTTACGCCTACATAGACCGCTACCTCGCGGACCAGGGATTGGACCGGGAACGCCATCTCGCCCATACCATGTCGCTGGCGGGCATGTATGTGCCGTCCCTGCAGACCGCTTCCCCGGGTGAGCGGGAGGGGGCGCCGGCCGTCGGGGCGGTCACGGATGCCGGGATGGCCTCAAATGCCGATTTCGGATGCGATGACTCGGACACCGGATGCGATGCCCCGGCGGCCGAAGCGGAAAGCGCTCCCGTCGGACGGATCGCCAAGCAGCAGGTGCGCGACTTCGAGGACTATCCCGCCCATTCCGCCGTCCTCACGCCCGACACCGAGTTCGGCGACATGCTGCTTATCGAGATCTCCCGGGGGTGTCCCCGCCGGTGCCGTTTCTGCGCCGTAAGTTACGTTTATCCGAAGTTCCGCGCATTGAAGCCGGATACCATACTCGACGTCATCCGGTCGAAGAATGCGTCCCTGGCGCGCGACGGCAAGGAGGGGCTGAAAGCCGTGGGCCTGGTCAGCTCGGCCATGTGCGACTATCCCCACCTCGACGAACTCTGTGCGGGCCTGGAGGAAACCGGTCTCCGTGTGGGCGTTTCGTCGGTACGGGTCGACCTGGTCCCGGACAGCCTGCTGAGGCTGATGCTGAAGACGGGGCTGCGAACCATGACCATCGCGCCTGAAGCCGGTTCGGAAAGGCTTCGCAAGGCGATCAACAAGCCCATATCCTCGGAAGAAATCCTGACCGGCGCACGAAGGATTCTGGAGAAGGGCATCAAGCACCTCAAGGTGTACTACATGGTCGGCCTGCCGACGGAGACCGACGCGGACATCGAGGAACTCATCGAGATGACGCGCCGGCTTGCCCGCCTGCAGCGGGAGTGCGGGGAACCGGGCGGACGGCTGCGGTTGAGCATCAACCCCTTCGTGCCGAAAGCGTTGACGCCCTTCCAGTGGAGTCCCATGGCGTCTCCGAAGGAGGTCAAGCGCAAGTTGAACCGCATTCAGAAGGCTCTGCGCGGAACAGCGGGGGTGGACGTCAAGCACGAAAGCCTGAAGTCCGCCTATTTCGAGGCCATCCTGTCCCGCGGCGGCCGTGAACTGAGTGGATTCCTGATGGAAACCGCGCGGCGGGAAGGCGACTGGAAACGCGCCGCGGCGGAGCTGGGGATGGATACCTCGCAGTATCTCGGGGACATGGCGGACCTGCAGTCGCTTCCCTGGGACTTCATTTCGACGGAGAAGGAGAACCACCGGCTCCAGTGGGAGTACCGGAAGAGTCACCGACTGCCTTACCGCAAACGGCAGTCCGCGCCCAGCGCCGGCCGGCCGGAAGCGGGGCATACCGCGGTCTGA
- a CDS encoding sugar ABC transporter substrate-binding protein, translated as MPHHTRSLRSIRHLTRRDMLRLGGTAAAGAAVLGCGGRDDRRTVSVFSPMGEVKNQALVRQVDRFMASRDDLRVEVMPVPWDQGHAKLLTMIAGGNPPDVITATGQWMAEFRAMGAIEDLTSWHASWPYRDAFTRTALLRCESSTAIEDGRVYGLPLELTTRAMFYRRRWLDEQGLEPAATRAGWRALLERITDKDRGRYGYALRGARGGFWTWWPILEEFSGTNEWFDGDQHCIINSPEHVEGLTYWNDIYQDGLAPTDAVNWGYNELVQGFWSGICGCIEQDPEVVRTCLDHGMDESTLVTAPMPAGPRAHVASNDIWILSISREAKNPDGALAFYDWMMSPEQLIAYSKDASVLPTVNQGMDDPYFGQGFLRPFMDMATDTTLLQNWYPSYLPEMGEFIEVLVTEEQQKMLLGRQSPRETLDRLADFLGRAQRRYVERHGPDTPRPPRLSEPSEPLGISQPPGTTQPLSP; from the coding sequence ATGCCTCATCACACCAGATCCCTCAGGAGTATCCGTCACCTCACCCGCCGCGACATGCTGCGTCTCGGCGGAACCGCCGCCGCGGGCGCGGCCGTGCTGGGCTGCGGAGGCAGGGACGACCGCCGGACCGTCTCGGTCTTCAGCCCTATGGGCGAGGTGAAGAACCAGGCCCTGGTCCGTCAGGTAGACCGCTTCATGGCCTCGCGGGACGACCTGCGCGTGGAAGTAATGCCCGTGCCGTGGGACCAGGGCCACGCCAAGCTGCTCACCATGATCGCCGGCGGCAACCCGCCCGACGTGATTACGGCGACGGGCCAGTGGATGGCCGAGTTCCGGGCCATGGGCGCCATCGAGGACCTGACGTCCTGGCATGCGTCGTGGCCCTACCGCGACGCCTTCACGCGGACGGCGCTGCTCCGGTGCGAGAGCAGCACGGCCATCGAGGACGGCCGGGTCTACGGCCTGCCCCTGGAACTGACGACGCGGGCCATGTTCTACCGCAGACGGTGGCTGGACGAGCAGGGACTGGAACCCGCGGCGACGCGGGCCGGCTGGCGCGCATTGCTGGAGCGGATCACAGACAAGGACCGGGGCCGTTACGGCTACGCCCTGCGCGGGGCCCGCGGGGGCTTCTGGACCTGGTGGCCCATCCTGGAGGAATTCTCCGGCACAAACGAATGGTTCGACGGGGACCAGCACTGCATCATCAACAGCCCGGAACACGTGGAAGGATTGACCTACTGGAACGATATATACCAGGACGGTCTGGCGCCTACGGACGCGGTGAACTGGGGATACAACGAACTGGTGCAGGGGTTCTGGTCCGGGATCTGCGGGTGCATCGAGCAGGACCCGGAAGTGGTGCGCACCTGCCTGGATCACGGCATGGACGAATCGACCCTGGTCACGGCACCCATGCCGGCAGGACCCCGGGCCCACGTGGCCTCCAACGACATCTGGATCCTGTCGATTTCCAGGGAGGCGAAGAACCCCGACGGCGCCCTGGCGTTCTACGATTGGATGATGTCGCCGGAGCAGCTCATCGCCTACAGCAAGGACGCGAGCGTGCTGCCGACGGTAAATCAGGGCATGGACGACCCCTACTTCGGCCAGGGGTTCCTGCGGCCGTTCATGGACATGGCCACCGATACTACGCTCCTGCAGAACTGGTACCCTAGCTACCTGCCCGAAATGGGTGAATTCATCGAGGTGCTGGTCACCGAGGAACAGCAGAAGATGCTCCTTGGCCGGCAGTCGCCGCGGGAGACGCTCGACCGGCTGGCCGACTTCCTGGGCCGGGCCCAGCGGCGTTACGTGGAACGCCATGGCCCCGATACGCCCCGGCCGCCGCGTCTGTCCGAGCCGTCCGAGCCGCTGGGCATCTCGCAGCCGCCCGGCACTACGCAACCCCTCTCGCCATGA
- the rho gene encoding transcription termination factor Rho: protein MHILELKTKTLPDLYSIAQELDLQSYTGLRKQELIFSILQAQTEKEGVIFGEGVLEVLPDNRCGFLRSPDYSYLHGPDDIYVAPSQVKRFDLRTGDTISGQIRPPKDGERFFALLRVDTVNFDNPEASKERTLFDNLTPIYPLERFQLEYMKDKLPTRVMDLLTPIGKGQRGLIVSPPKAGKTMLLQEIANAITDNHPEVVLMVLLIDERPEEVTDMERSVQGEVISSTFDEPPERHVAVSDMVLEKAKRLVEHGRDVVILLDSITRLARAHNAVTPHSGKILSGGIDANALQKPRRFFGAARNIEEGGSLTIVATALIETGSRMDEGIFEEFKGTGNMELELSRKLANRWIFPAIDLSASSTRKAELLLEPDILGKVKILRKFLDGLGPVEAMELMTERLSRTPTNVNFLKSMNE from the coding sequence ATGCACATCCTGGAACTCAAGACAAAGACCCTGCCGGACCTGTATTCCATCGCCCAGGAGCTCGACCTGCAAAGCTACACGGGCCTGCGGAAACAGGAACTGATCTTCAGCATTCTCCAGGCACAGACGGAGAAGGAAGGCGTGATATTCGGGGAGGGTGTACTCGAGGTGCTGCCGGACAACCGCTGCGGGTTTCTCCGGTCGCCGGACTACAGCTACCTGCACGGCCCCGACGACATCTACGTGGCGCCGTCCCAGGTCAAGCGTTTCGACCTGCGCACCGGGGACACCATCTCGGGACAGATCCGGCCGCCCAAGGACGGGGAGCGCTTCTTCGCGCTGCTCAGGGTGGACACGGTCAATTTCGACAACCCCGAAGCGAGCAAGGAACGGACGCTCTTCGACAACCTGACGCCCATCTACCCGCTGGAGCGCTTCCAGCTCGAATACATGAAGGACAAGCTGCCGACGCGGGTCATGGACCTGCTGACGCCAATCGGCAAGGGGCAGCGCGGACTGATCGTGTCGCCGCCGAAGGCCGGGAAGACCATGCTGCTGCAGGAGATCGCCAACGCCATCACGGACAATCACCCCGAGGTGGTGCTCATGGTCCTGCTCATCGACGAACGGCCGGAAGAGGTGACCGACATGGAACGGTCGGTCCAGGGCGAGGTGATCAGTTCCACCTTCGACGAGCCGCCGGAGCGTCACGTGGCGGTCTCGGACATGGTCCTGGAGAAGGCCAAGCGGCTGGTGGAACACGGCCGTGACGTGGTCATCCTGCTCGACAGCATTACGCGCCTGGCGCGGGCCCACAACGCGGTGACGCCCCACAGCGGCAAGATCCTGTCCGGAGGTATCGACGCCAACGCGCTGCAGAAGCCGCGGCGTTTCTTCGGCGCGGCGCGGAACATCGAGGAAGGCGGGAGCCTGACCATCGTGGCCACGGCGCTAATCGAGACCGGCAGCCGGATGGACGAAGGCATCTTCGAGGAATTCAAGGGCACGGGCAACATGGAACTGGAGCTCAGCCGCAAGCTGGCGAACCGGTGGATCTTCCCGGCGATCGACCTGAGCGCGTCGTCCACCCGCAAGGCGGAACTCCTCCTGGAACCGGATATCCTGGGCAAGGTGAAGATCCTGCGGAAATTCCTGGACGGCCTGGGACCCGTGGAAGCCATGGAACTGATGACCGAGCGCCTCTCGCGGACGCCGACGAACGTGAATTTCCTCAAGTCCATGAACGAGTAG
- a CDS encoding peptidylprolyl isomerase yields the protein MRRIRITAITAALAGLVACSAWAVANPPVQSNDAAQSETGELASQALGPGTYAVFQTNMGVIICKLFDRLAPATVDNFIGLAEGTRAFKDPKTGREVKRPYYDGTLFHRVIPNFMIQGGDPTGTGQGGPGYEIKGEIRGSLRFDRPGRLAMANAGSPDTAGSQFFITHGPKSYLDGGYTIFGQVMKGQEVVNAIGRVQTRSDRPLFDIVLEKLTIERVQ from the coding sequence ATGAGAAGGATACGTATCACCGCGATAACCGCCGCGCTGGCGGGGCTCGTCGCCTGTTCCGCATGGGCCGTGGCGAATCCGCCCGTCCAGTCGAACGACGCGGCGCAGTCGGAGACCGGTGAACTGGCCTCCCAGGCCCTGGGGCCGGGTACCTACGCCGTGTTCCAGACCAACATGGGGGTTATCATCTGCAAGCTCTTCGACCGGCTGGCGCCCGCCACCGTGGATAACTTCATCGGGCTTGCCGAGGGCACCCGGGCCTTCAAGGACCCCAAAACCGGGCGGGAGGTAAAGCGTCCGTACTACGACGGGACCCTCTTTCACCGGGTCATACCCAACTTCATGATCCAGGGCGGCGACCCCACGGGCACGGGCCAGGGCGGTCCGGGATATGAAATCAAAGGCGAAATCCGGGGCTCGCTGCGTTTCGACCGCCCGGGCCGGCTGGCCATGGCCAACGCGGGATCGCCGGATACCGCGGGCAGCCAGTTCTTCATCACCCACGGTCCGAAGTCGTACCTGGACGGAGGCTATACCATCTTCGGCCAGGTCATGAAGGGCCAGGAAGTGGTAAACGCCATCGGCCGAGTGCAGACGCGGAGCGACCGACCCCTTTTCGACATCGTGCTGGAGAAACTGACCATAGAGCGGGTTCAGTAA
- a CDS encoding DUF4835 family protein: protein MDVMNHRKTRKRPWIPAGVLALCLLAIPPLEARGQQVRADVMAHLEALPVLHREQMADFGLTLADYIEEWDWLEEDLPEPVHVGIEAILAFMGSAVKTQYGSRLTVYSGTDLKYLDRWWFFEYEREDYLQHDDQQFNALTWLIDYYVHIMIGHALDKYTDFGGQSHFQRANAIALDGRFSREFQRGWDERLDLIDGILAEDYKPYRLVRNRYYRGLAAQKDNKLVEARTLCREAVDLMAEIHEKNPRDKWLSEFLNAHYLQLADVFSSESPTEVPDAESSREAYDMLIKIDPTHRATYEEHAEQVGR, encoded by the coding sequence ATGGATGTGATGAACCACCGAAAGACCCGGAAAAGACCGTGGATACCGGCCGGCGTACTGGCGCTCTGCCTGCTGGCGATTCCACCGCTGGAGGCCCGCGGGCAACAGGTAAGAGCCGACGTCATGGCGCACCTGGAAGCCCTGCCCGTCCTGCACCGCGAACAGATGGCGGACTTCGGCCTCACGCTCGCCGACTACATCGAAGAATGGGACTGGCTGGAAGAGGACCTGCCCGAACCGGTACACGTGGGCATCGAAGCCATTCTGGCCTTTATGGGCAGCGCGGTAAAGACCCAGTACGGCTCGCGCCTCACCGTGTACAGCGGAACGGACCTGAAATACCTGGACCGGTGGTGGTTTTTCGAGTACGAACGGGAAGACTATCTGCAACATGACGACCAGCAGTTCAACGCCTTGACGTGGCTGATCGACTACTACGTGCACATCATGATCGGACACGCGCTGGACAAGTACACGGATTTCGGCGGCCAGAGCCATTTCCAGCGCGCCAATGCCATCGCGCTGGACGGCCGGTTCAGCCGCGAATTCCAGCGGGGGTGGGACGAACGGCTGGACCTGATCGACGGAATTCTGGCCGAAGACTACAAGCCCTACCGCCTGGTCCGGAACCGGTATTACCGGGGGCTGGCGGCGCAAAAGGATAACAAGCTGGTGGAGGCCCGCACCCTTTGCCGCGAGGCCGTGGATTTAATGGCGGAAATCCACGAGAAGAACCCGAGAGACAAGTGGCTGAGTGAGTTCCTGAACGCCCACTACCTGCAGCTGGCGGATGTTTTCAGCTCGGAATCACCCACCGAAGTGCCCGATGCGGAATCTTCCAGGGAAGCCTACGACATGCTCATCAAGATCGATCCCACGCACCGGGCGACCTACGAAGAGCATGCGGAGCAGGTGGGCAGATGA
- a CDS encoding MFS transporter, producing the protein MRTTRPCQPQVWPVTTKTGSALSYTRLLRENRTYRFVWLSQVVSNAGDWFNTIAVLGLTLALTGSGLALGIVTICQMLPPFLMTPLAGVVAERYDRKRVMITADILRAGVALGFLLVETADDVWMLYLFMALLSGLQPFFDVTRTAALPSIARGKALLAANALSSTTWAAMLTIGSAVGGLVADHLGRSAAFQLNAFSFLVSAVFVARIAIPAASGAGQPVRFLSDFIEGLKYIGRDRPTRVYLPGKATWGLAGGGAVLLYAVFGGQVYRAGDTGIAILYTARGLGTLLGAVFIKLFDTIRLGQLRTGILVGLIGYGAFFILFSQAPSIWLAAVCIILAAAGSMVMWVYSSLGLQLVVDEDYRGRVFAADHGLFTLAFSISTLGTGLLLDALAARMVAFMAGAAGIVIVVAWYLFARRIPLGGIHPGQEDGQDGGQDD; encoded by the coding sequence ATACGGACCACCCGCCCTTGTCAACCGCAGGTCTGGCCCGTGACGACAAAAACAGGTTCGGCCCTCTCGTACACCCGGCTGCTCAGGGAGAACCGGACCTACCGGTTCGTCTGGCTGTCGCAGGTCGTATCCAACGCGGGGGACTGGTTCAATACGATCGCCGTGCTGGGCCTGACCCTCGCCCTGACAGGTTCCGGTCTCGCCCTGGGCATCGTCACGATCTGCCAGATGCTGCCGCCCTTCCTGATGACCCCGCTCGCCGGCGTCGTCGCCGAACGGTACGACCGTAAGCGGGTGATGATTACCGCCGATATCCTCCGGGCCGGCGTCGCCCTGGGATTCCTGCTGGTCGAAACGGCGGACGACGTCTGGATGCTTTACCTCTTCATGGCGCTGCTGTCCGGCCTGCAGCCCTTCTTCGACGTGACGCGCACGGCCGCGCTGCCGAGCATTGCCCGGGGCAAGGCGCTGTTGGCGGCCAACGCGCTGTCCAGTACGACCTGGGCCGCCATGTTGACCATCGGCTCCGCCGTCGGCGGCCTGGTCGCCGATCACCTGGGCCGGTCCGCCGCCTTTCAGTTGAACGCCTTCAGTTTCCTGGTGTCGGCAGTTTTCGTGGCCCGGATCGCCATTCCCGCCGCGTCCGGAGCGGGACAGCCGGTACGGTTCCTGTCGGATTTCATCGAGGGCTTGAAGTACATCGGCCGCGACCGGCCCACGCGGGTCTACCTGCCGGGCAAGGCCACCTGGGGACTCGCCGGGGGCGGCGCCGTGCTGCTCTACGCCGTGTTCGGGGGACAGGTCTACCGCGCGGGCGACACGGGTATCGCCATCCTTTACACGGCCCGGGGCCTGGGTACGCTCCTGGGCGCCGTGTTCATCAAGTTATTCGACACGATCCGGCTGGGTCAGTTGAGGACGGGTATCCTGGTCGGACTGATCGGCTACGGCGCCTTCTTCATCCTGTTCTCGCAGGCCCCGTCCATCTGGCTGGCGGCGGTCTGCATCATCCTCGCCGCCGCGGGCAGCATGGTGATGTGGGTCTATTCTTCCCTGGGGCTTCAACTCGTGGTGGACGAAGACTACCGCGGGAGAGTGTTCGCCGCGGACCACGGCCTGTTCACCCTGGCGTTCTCCATTTCGACCCTGGGGACCGGCCTGCTGCTGGACGCCCTGGCGGCGCGCATGGTGGCCTTCATGGCGGGAGCGGCCGGCATCGTGATCGTCGTCGCCTGGTACCTCTTCGCCCGCCGCATTCCCTTAGGCGGAATCCATCCCGGCCAGGAAGACGGCCAGGACGGCGGCCAGGATGACTAA
- a CDS encoding peptidylprolyl isomerase, whose amino-acid sequence MRIPGLFMSALLVLFLAASCGESSDQPETSGEPANMLIIETTLGTIKCELYPDKTPMTVDIISSLAEGTREWIHPVTNETMSGTPYYDGVIFHRVIPNFMIQTGDPAGTGMGSPGFVFDDELREELRFDQPGRLAMAHRGPNTNGGQIFITVAPTPHLDMVHTIFGQVVEGQEVADAISEVPANQSRPIEEVSIVKVTVVRGEGE is encoded by the coding sequence ATGCGCATTCCGGGCCTGTTTATGTCCGCATTACTCGTGCTGTTCCTGGCCGCGTCCTGCGGCGAGTCGTCCGACCAACCCGAAACCAGCGGAGAACCCGCAAACATGTTGATCATCGAAACCACCCTGGGCACCATAAAATGCGAATTGTACCCCGACAAGACGCCCATGACCGTGGACATCATCTCGAGCCTGGCCGAAGGCACGCGGGAGTGGATCCACCCGGTAACCAATGAGACCATGTCCGGTACGCCTTACTATGACGGCGTGATCTTTCACCGGGTCATTCCGAACTTCATGATCCAGACCGGCGATCCGGCCGGCACCGGCATGGGCAGCCCAGGATTCGTGTTCGATGACGAGTTGCGCGAGGAACTGCGTTTCGACCAGCCCGGCCGTCTGGCCATGGCGCATCGCGGCCCCAACACCAACGGCGGACAGATCTTCATCACGGTAGCGCCTACGCCCCATCTCGACATGGTGCACACCATCTTCGGCCAGGTCGTGGAAGGACAGGAAGTGGCCGACGCCATTTCGGAGGTGCCCGCGAACCAGTCGCGGCCCATTGAAGAAGTCAGCATCGTGAAAGTGACCGTGGTCAGAGGGGAGGGCGAGTAA
- a CDS encoding sugar ABC transporter permease, which produces MKKADPYLLLAPAYLLIAGFLFYPMATVFLLSLREYQLMDPLNTPFVGLDQYAFMLGDEYFWRSLWNSVVWVVVSLFFQFLLGFCLALLLNSARFRGRGIFQAIVFAPWAVSGFLIAIIWAWLLNGEFGLVNDMLIRAGLLDQKVGFLSREETALLSCVLANIWFGVTFFAVMLFAALQAIPPSLYEAADMDGATAWQSFWRVTAPMVKPAIVITILLRAIWIFNWADLIWVMTGGGPAGASRTLALYVFQKAFLGLDFGYSAALGVALTVVSLAFTAVFLRFTRFYGDEAAI; this is translated from the coding sequence ATGAAAAAGGCCGATCCCTACCTGCTCCTGGCGCCGGCCTACCTGCTCATCGCGGGATTCCTGTTCTACCCCATGGCCACGGTGTTCCTGCTGTCGCTGCGAGAATACCAGCTGATGGATCCCCTCAATACGCCCTTCGTCGGACTGGACCAGTACGCGTTCATGCTCGGGGACGAGTATTTCTGGCGGAGCCTGTGGAACTCCGTGGTCTGGGTGGTCGTATCGCTGTTCTTCCAGTTCCTGCTTGGCTTCTGCCTGGCGCTGCTGCTCAACAGCGCGCGGTTCAGGGGCCGGGGGATCTTCCAGGCCATCGTCTTCGCGCCGTGGGCGGTTTCGGGCTTCCTGATCGCCATCATCTGGGCCTGGCTCTTGAACGGGGAATTCGGGCTGGTCAACGACATGCTCATCCGTGCCGGCCTGCTGGATCAGAAAGTCGGGTTCCTGTCCCGCGAGGAGACGGCGCTCCTCTCCTGCGTGCTCGCCAACATCTGGTTCGGAGTCACCTTCTTCGCCGTCATGCTCTTCGCCGCCCTGCAGGCCATCCCGCCGAGCCTGTACGAAGCGGCCGACATGGACGGCGCCACGGCCTGGCAGTCTTTCTGGCGCGTCACCGCGCCCATGGTGAAGCCGGCCATCGTCATCACCATTCTGCTCCGGGCGATCTGGATCTTCAACTGGGCGGACCTGATCTGGGTCATGACCGGGGGCGGTCCGGCCGGGGCTTCCCGCACGCTGGCGCTCTACGTGTTCCAGAAGGCCTTCCTGGGCCTGGATTTCGGGTATTCGGCTGCCCTGGGCGTGGCGTTGACCGTGGTCTCCCTGGCCTTCACCGCCGTATTCCTCCGCTTCACCCGGTTCTACGGCGACGAGGCCGCCATTTGA
- a CDS encoding carbohydrate ABC transporter permease, with product MIRMHPLRRGVQFTGLCAFFVFAVFPVYWMVATSLTPAQDLFVWPLRYFPAAPTLEHYAEVFLRTDIPRFFTNSLTVASLASACTLTVSVMGGYALARYRFRGRQATLLVFLATQMMPVVVLIVPLFIIFRILGLLDTLYSLMIVYTVLNIPFCTLMMQGFFAGVPSELEEAAMVDGCNRMGAILRVAVPLARPGLIATFLFAFIGAWNELLFAVMFLNTESTFTLPVGLYNFISKYDVHWGRMMAGATLALLPALAVFAFVQRYMVRGLALGAVKG from the coding sequence ATGATCCGTATGCATCCATTGCGCCGAGGGGTTCAGTTCACCGGACTGTGCGCGTTCTTCGTCTTCGCCGTTTTTCCCGTGTACTGGATGGTGGCTACTTCCCTTACGCCGGCACAGGACCTCTTTGTATGGCCCCTTCGGTATTTCCCGGCGGCGCCGACGCTGGAACACTACGCCGAGGTCTTCCTGCGCACCGACATCCCCCGGTTTTTCACCAACAGCCTCACGGTCGCCAGCCTGGCCTCGGCCTGCACGCTCACCGTGTCTGTGATGGGAGGCTACGCCCTGGCGCGCTACCGGTTCCGGGGACGCCAGGCCACCCTCCTGGTCTTCCTGGCGACCCAGATGATGCCCGTGGTGGTGCTCATCGTCCCGCTTTTCATCATCTTCCGGATACTCGGCCTGCTCGATACGCTCTACAGCCTGATGATCGTGTATACCGTGCTGAACATCCCCTTCTGCACGCTCATGATGCAGGGCTTCTTCGCGGGCGTCCCATCGGAACTCGAAGAGGCCGCCATGGTCGACGGGTGCAACCGCATGGGGGCGATCCTGCGCGTGGCCGTGCCGCTGGCCCGTCCCGGGCTGATCGCCACCTTTCTCTTTGCCTTTATCGGCGCCTGGAACGAACTGCTCTTCGCGGTGATGTTCCTGAACACGGAATCCACCTTCACCCTGCCCGTGGGCCTGTACAATTTCATCAGCAAGTACGACGTCCACTGGGGCCGCATGATGGCCGGCGCCACGCTGGCGCTGCTTCCCGCGCTGGCCGTGTTCGCCTTCGTTCAGCGGTACATGGTCAGGGGATTGGCCCTGGGGGCGGTGAAGGGATAG